The following coding sequences lie in one Corynebacterium humireducens NBRC 106098 = DSM 45392 genomic window:
- a CDS encoding excalibur calcium-binding domain-containing protein: MRKTIISLIAATAVAFGSIQPATAQSSLSSEETTSASSLSSADTSSEDTGDTDDAEGDGLSAAGSLDSSSEGDAALIIGVVAVTGLIAGGLHWAVQQRMIPNPLPGIIPDPAPVHQPAPAPAPAPAPQPAPAPAPAPAPAPAPQPAPRPAPAPAPAPAPVNNGGGVYYKNCAAVRAAGKAPLYRGQPGYAPHLDRDRDGIACE, encoded by the coding sequence ATGCGTAAGACCATCATCAGCCTCATCGCAGCCACCGCCGTGGCCTTCGGCTCCATCCAGCCGGCAACCGCCCAGTCCTCCCTCAGCTCGGAGGAGACCACCTCGGCCAGCTCCCTGAGCTCCGCCGACACGTCCTCCGAGGACACCGGCGACACCGACGACGCCGAGGGCGACGGACTTTCCGCCGCAGGCTCCCTCGACTCCTCCTCCGAGGGCGACGCCGCCCTCATCATCGGCGTCGTGGCCGTCACCGGCCTCATCGCGGGTGGCCTCCACTGGGCCGTCCAGCAGCGCATGATCCCGAACCCGCTCCCGGGCATCATCCCGGATCCGGCTCCGGTCCACCAGCCTGCACCGGCCCCTGCTCCCGCTCCGGCCCCGCAGCCGGCACCGGCTCCGGCCCCGGCTCCCGCGCCGGCACCTGCCCCGCAGCCCGCTCCCCGTCCTGCTCCGGCCCCGGCACCGGCACCGGCACCCGTGAACAACGGTGGCGGCGTGTACTACAAGAACTGCGCCGCCGTGCGCGCCGCAGGCAAGGCTCCGCTCTACCGTGGGCAGCCGGGTTACGCACCGCACCTCGACCGCGACCGCGACGGCATCGCCTGCGAGTAG